A portion of the Halopelagius inordinatus genome contains these proteins:
- a CDS encoding DUF5798 family protein — protein sequence MGLGGTAKKLQKVAEMAEDVYARLNDLRDQIREMRETVGETQDRVETLEAESAEQRAILEAMAEKQGIDVESVTATAHIREAETDDAAEADAADESVEDSTDADAADTAVETDDA from the coding sequence ATGGGACTCGGAGGAACGGCCAAGAAGCTACAGAAAGTAGCCGAGATGGCGGAGGACGTCTACGCGCGATTGAACGACCTGCGAGACCAGATACGCGAGATGCGCGAGACTGTCGGCGAGACGCAGGACCGAGTGGAGACGCTCGAAGCGGAATCCGCAGAACAGCGAGCCATCCTCGAAGCGATGGCCGAAAAGCAGGGTATCGACGTCGAGTCGGTGACGGCGACGGCGCACATCAGAGAGGCGGAGACGGACGACGCCGCCGAGGCGGACGCCGCGGACGAATCCGTCGAGGACTCGACCGACGCGGACGCCGCCGACACCGCAGTCGAGACGGACGACGCGTAA
- a CDS encoding ABC transporter permease, whose product MRDARDPRPTIAKRELGSLRTEKTIVLALCLQLFVAAFSSFLVVGLVSLYDPGAVGDFEVDVAVSGDATSDLVRAASSVGGIDARPYRDDDAAMRAFDRGDVDAVLSAERLNGRVFVTATAPDSNVETTVVVVQLRDALRQFERTERGERSAFLDGSTLPLPQETQSSPYYGFTYTVLVPLLLYLPVFISGSITVDSLTEEIDRGTLELLRVAPLSLSDVVDGKLLAAASLAPAQSLLWMFLLGVNGTPVSNPLWLFAMVAALATLVCSLGAAVALLAPERRAAQFLYSIGVLLVFGGTALLPHNPVNTSARLAIGSPDPLAPAVVAAYVVLGAGAYLAVRYLVGEVDPNEL is encoded by the coding sequence TTGCGTGACGCCCGCGACCCCCGGCCGACCATCGCGAAGCGAGAACTCGGGTCGCTCCGAACGGAGAAGACCATCGTGTTGGCGCTCTGTCTGCAACTGTTCGTCGCGGCGTTCTCGTCGTTCCTCGTCGTCGGCCTCGTCTCGCTGTACGACCCCGGGGCGGTCGGCGACTTCGAGGTGGACGTGGCCGTCTCGGGCGACGCCACGTCCGACCTCGTTCGCGCGGCGTCGTCCGTCGGCGGCATCGACGCGAGACCGTATCGGGACGACGACGCCGCGATGCGGGCCTTCGACAGGGGTGACGTGGACGCCGTCCTCTCGGCGGAACGGTTGAACGGGCGGGTGTTCGTGACGGCGACGGCACCGGACTCGAACGTCGAGACCACCGTCGTCGTCGTTCAACTCCGGGACGCCCTCCGCCAGTTCGAGCGAACCGAACGCGGGGAGCGGTCGGCGTTCCTCGACGGTTCGACGCTTCCGCTCCCGCAGGAGACCCAATCGAGCCCGTACTACGGCTTCACCTACACGGTGCTCGTTCCGCTTCTCCTCTATCTCCCGGTTTTCATAAGCGGGTCCATCACGGTGGACTCGCTGACCGAGGAGATAGACCGCGGGACGCTCGAACTGCTCCGCGTCGCACCGCTGTCTCTGTCGGACGTCGTGGACGGAAAACTCCTCGCGGCGGCGTCTCTCGCGCCCGCCCAGTCGCTTCTCTGGATGTTCCTCCTCGGCGTCAACGGGACGCCCGTCTCGAATCCGCTGTGGCTCTTCGCGATGGTGGCCGCACTCGCGACGCTCGTCTGTTCGCTCGGGGCGGCCGTGGCGCTTCTCGCGCCCGAACGGCGCGCCGCGCAGTTCCTCTACTCTATCGGCGTGCTGTTGGTCTTCGGCGGCACCGCGCTGCTTCCGCACAACCCCGTGAACACGTCCGCCCGCCTCGCAATCGGGAGCCCGGACCCCCTTGCGCCCGCCGTCGTCGCGGCGTACGTCGTCCTCGGCGCGGGCGCGTATCTGGCCGTTCGCTACCTCGTCGGAGAGGTAGACCCGAACGAACTCTAA
- a CDS encoding ABC transporter permease family protein, protein MKRDVRDHLRAVVRIARWEVSRSAGTLDRRTAVLALVALLLAGSVAGAGALTGGVDVDRGIYRVGVSPENPYHAAVESSSALDPRPPDAAALESGDIDLLVVGDAFYPADSQKGRAALSTTRSVVERYNDGLMLREENQTAAFPVVVSLRYLDRGNPLTSDDSADGGANAGAGTTGDADDGSGDAGGDGAGTTGGDGGGSAAGGSGGGDGRLGVPDVGGANPLSSGTTGSPAAIQPPFPFASLVLAFAFLVPMNFVVQAYGSTMLNERINRRGELLLVAPVSPGDIVAGKTLPYVGVVVGVTSLVALAVGGGPVSVAAVLPIGLTFLAATFVGAMFARSFKELTFVTVAASVFLTSYAFVPAIFANVTPIALISPLTLVVRDLQPAGAVGLGEYAFSTGPFYLCSGVLFLLGAGVYREEDMFTQRSVPLKFLDALDARISRPRDVAVLSALSIPFVFVAELLAIAVLFALPVEATVPALLLLVAVVEEFAKSIHVYAAFEKSRFERSVRTALRLGALSGVGFFVGEKFTAVAQVVGLPELALGQAALAPSGIGVLSGVGLFLAPLVLHVVTAGLTAVGASRDGRWYAASFVVAVAVHAGYNITVVNALA, encoded by the coding sequence GTGAAGCGCGACGTCCGGGACCACCTGCGCGCGGTCGTTCGAATCGCCCGCTGGGAGGTGAGTCGCTCGGCGGGCACCCTCGACCGCCGGACGGCCGTCCTCGCTTTGGTCGCTCTCTTGCTCGCGGGGTCCGTCGCGGGCGCGGGGGCACTGACCGGCGGCGTCGACGTCGACCGGGGAATCTACCGCGTCGGCGTCTCGCCGGAGAACCCCTACCACGCGGCGGTCGAGTCGAGTTCCGCCCTCGACCCCCGTCCGCCGGACGCGGCGGCGCTCGAATCGGGGGATATCGACCTCCTCGTCGTCGGCGACGCGTTCTACCCCGCCGACTCACAGAAAGGTCGCGCGGCGCTCTCGACGACCCGGTCTGTCGTCGAACGGTACAACGACGGCCTGATGCTCCGCGAGGAGAACCAGACTGCGGCGTTCCCCGTCGTCGTCAGCCTCCGGTATCTCGACCGGGGCAACCCGCTCACGTCCGACGACTCGGCCGACGGAGGCGCGAACGCGGGCGCGGGGACGACCGGAGACGCAGACGACGGGAGCGGCGACGCCGGCGGCGACGGCGCGGGAACGACCGGCGGCGACGGCGGCGGGTCCGCCGCGGGCGGGTCCGGCGGGGGCGACGGACGCCTCGGCGTCCCCGACGTGGGCGGCGCGAACCCGCTCTCCTCGGGGACGACGGGGTCGCCCGCGGCCATCCAGCCGCCCTTCCCCTTTGCGTCCCTCGTTCTCGCGTTCGCCTTCCTCGTGCCGATGAACTTCGTCGTGCAGGCGTACGGGAGCACGATGCTGAACGAGCGAATCAACCGCCGGGGCGAACTGCTGTTGGTCGCGCCCGTCTCGCCGGGCGACATCGTCGCGGGCAAGACGCTCCCGTACGTCGGCGTCGTGGTCGGAGTCACGTCGCTCGTCGCTCTCGCCGTCGGCGGCGGCCCGGTTTCGGTCGCGGCCGTCCTCCCCATCGGCCTGACGTTCCTCGCGGCGACGTTCGTCGGCGCGATGTTCGCTCGCTCGTTCAAGGAACTCACGTTCGTCACCGTCGCCGCGTCGGTGTTTCTCACCTCCTACGCGTTCGTACCCGCCATCTTCGCGAACGTGACGCCCATCGCGCTCATCTCGCCGCTCACGCTCGTCGTCCGCGACCTGCAACCGGCGGGCGCGGTCGGACTCGGCGAGTACGCCTTCTCGACCGGTCCGTTCTACCTCTGTTCGGGCGTGCTGTTCCTCCTCGGCGCGGGCGTCTACCGCGAGGAGGACATGTTCACCCAACGTTCCGTCCCCCTGAAGTTCTTAGACGCCCTCGACGCCCGCATCTCGCGGCCCCGCGACGTGGCCGTCCTCTCCGCGCTGTCGATTCCGTTCGTCTTCGTCGCCGAACTGCTCGCTATCGCCGTGCTGTTCGCGCTTCCCGTCGAGGCGACGGTGCCCGCTCTGTTGCTCCTCGTCGCCGTCGTAGAGGAGTTCGCAAAGAGCATCCACGTCTACGCCGCCTTCGAGAAGTCCCGATTCGAGCGGTCGGTCAGAACCGCGCTCCGACTCGGCGCGCTCTCGGGAGTCGGCTTTTTCGTCGGCGAGAAGTTCACCGCCGTCGCGCAGGTGGTCGGCCTCCCCGAACTCGCCCTCGGACAGGCTGCGCTCGCACCGTCGGGCATCGGCGTCCTCTCGGGCGTGGGGCTGTTTCTCGCGCCACTCGTCCTGCACGTCGTCACCGCGGGTCTGACCGCGGTCGGCGCGTCTCGCGACGGGCGGTGGTACGCCGCCTCGTTCGTCGTCGCAGTCGCCGTTCACGCGGGGTACAACATCACGGTGGTGAACGCCCTTGCGTGA
- a CDS encoding ABC transporter ATP-binding protein: MITVENLRKTYEDFPAVVGSSFEVDRGEIFGVVGPNGAGKTTTLKMLAGLIEPTGGEARVGEFDAGDPEMRRHLGFLPEESPLYEDMTPRSYLRFFADLYDVPREEATRRTEETFDRLELEHRERRLGDMSKGMKRKVAIARSLVNDPDLLVYDEPASGLDPLTTNYVLEFTRELADRGKTVVFSAHNLYHVESICDRVVIMNRGEIIARGTVPEIRDEHGETTYHVFTTVSVPDSDPVGDGRHRRVVGDMEAVESVRAAAESAGGEVDDIRTREPSLEEIFLDLAGRPTTEEGTDRGRTRRRNAQTDGESDGSEAANGADDAATYGGPAK, from the coding sequence ATGATTACCGTCGAGAACCTCAGGAAGACTTACGAGGATTTCCCCGCCGTCGTCGGGAGTTCCTTCGAGGTCGACCGCGGCGAGATATTCGGCGTCGTCGGGCCGAACGGGGCGGGCAAGACGACGACGCTCAAGATGCTCGCCGGACTCATCGAACCGACCGGCGGCGAGGCGCGCGTCGGCGAGTTCGACGCCGGTGACCCCGAAATGCGGCGACATCTCGGCTTTCTCCCCGAGGAGTCGCCCCTCTACGAGGACATGACGCCGCGGTCGTATCTCCGATTTTTCGCCGACCTCTACGACGTGCCGCGCGAGGAGGCGACGCGCCGGACGGAGGAGACGTTCGACCGCCTCGAACTCGAACACAGAGAGCGTCGCCTCGGCGACATGTCGAAGGGGATGAAGCGGAAAGTCGCCATCGCTCGGTCGTTGGTCAACGACCCCGACCTCCTCGTCTACGACGAACCCGCGTCGGGACTCGACCCCCTGACGACGAACTACGTGTTGGAGTTCACCCGCGAACTCGCAGACCGGGGCAAGACGGTCGTCTTCAGCGCGCACAACCTCTACCACGTCGAGAGCATCTGCGACCGAGTCGTCATCATGAACCGCGGCGAGATAATCGCCCGCGGGACGGTCCCCGAGATTCGCGACGAACACGGAGAGACGACCTACCACGTCTTTACGACCGTCTCGGTTCCCGACTCCGACCCCGTCGGCGACGGGCGACACCGGCGCGTCGTAGGCGACATGGAGGCGGTCGAGTCCGTCCGCGCCGCCGCCGAATCCGCGGGCGGCGAGGTGGACGACATCCGGACGCGAGAGCCGAGTTTAGAGGAGATATTCTTGGACCTCGCCGGTCGGCCGACGACGGAGGAGGGGACGGACCGCGGCCGAACGCGGCGGCGGAACGCGCAGACCGACGGAGAGTCGGACGGTTCAGAGGCGGCCAACGGCGCGGACGACGCCGCGACGTACGGGGGACCGGCGAAGTGA
- a CDS encoding 3-hydroxyacyl-CoA dehydrogenase family protein: protein MDIRDIDEVETVGVVGAGTMGNGIAQVAATAGYDVVMRDIEREYVERGFSSIEESLDRLVGSDRLTDGEAEAARERISGTTELSDLSACDAVVEAAVENMDVKRDIFADLDELLGEDVVLATNTSTLSVTTIAAATDAPERVVGVHFMNPVPVMKGVEVVVGEKTPDRVVEFAHEFAARLDKETWESDDKPGFVTNRILMPWLNEGIRAYDEGVASKEDIDRGMKLGTNAPMGPLELADHIGLDICLDASQTLFEELGDRYKPAYLLKRKVAAGDLGKKSGKGFYEYD from the coding sequence ATGGACATTCGTGACATCGACGAGGTGGAGACGGTCGGCGTCGTCGGCGCGGGCACCATGGGCAACGGCATCGCGCAGGTGGCCGCGACGGCGGGATACGACGTGGTGATGCGCGACATCGAACGCGAGTACGTCGAACGGGGCTTTTCGAGCATCGAAGAGAGCCTCGACAGACTCGTCGGAAGCGACCGGTTGACCGACGGCGAGGCGGAGGCCGCGCGCGAGCGAATCTCCGGGACGACGGAGCTATCTGATCTCTCCGCGTGCGACGCCGTCGTCGAAGCCGCAGTCGAGAACATGGACGTAAAGCGGGATATCTTCGCCGACTTGGACGAACTCCTCGGCGAGGACGTGGTGCTCGCGACGAACACGAGCACGCTCTCGGTGACGACCATCGCCGCCGCCACGGACGCGCCCGAACGCGTCGTCGGCGTCCACTTCATGAACCCCGTCCCCGTCATGAAGGGCGTCGAGGTGGTCGTCGGCGAGAAGACGCCCGACCGAGTCGTCGAGTTCGCACACGAGTTCGCGGCCCGCCTCGACAAGGAGACGTGGGAGTCCGACGACAAACCCGGATTCGTCACGAACCGCATCCTGATGCCGTGGTTGAACGAGGGCATCCGCGCCTACGACGAGGGCGTCGCCTCCAAAGAGGACATAGACCGCGGGATGAAACTCGGGACGAACGCCCCGATGGGACCGCTGGAACTGGCGGACCACATCGGCCTCGACATCTGCCTCGACGCCTCACAGACGCTGTTCGAGGAACTCGGCGACCGGTACAAACCGGCCTATCTGCTCAAGCGAAAGGTCGCCGCCGGTGACCTCGGAAAAAAGAGCGGGAAGGGGTTCTACGAGTACGACTGA
- a CDS encoding DUF7409 domain-containing protein, with amino-acid sequence MKVHPTGDMVTEGGDAGDGVNEYVEAGRVSDRDRLSDGDEGTDAADDGEIPLPWNSIDETSADDDGDGGPETFEDLRFVGPKTASALESSEIELSDFVRKRISYRELTEVGVNPGVAAKIRREHSLSWSFDATDTDLSRRSTQVRGLDDDEREWIASSTGWGDDEAGDESDGRADGETESGDWETETGETGGRRAGRRETSAESDGESAWREQAETGPSGRETTESDGEAEWRKETPETGRSDSTPEDEEAAWRAGSTREGDGESNVTEGEAAWRSRSPESDDEAVGDEPDGRASDEAAWRSNAESDRDATSAAADAEATWRAESAPTPVTVIDGVDETDAAELADAGIRSIRRLATADPESVADALQLDQTLVEGWVSAADERLDGV; translated from the coding sequence GTGAAGGTACACCCAACGGGTGACATGGTGACCGAAGGCGGCGACGCCGGTGACGGCGTCAACGAGTACGTCGAAGCGGGACGAGTGAGCGACCGCGACCGCCTGTCGGATGGGGACGAGGGCACCGACGCGGCGGACGACGGAGAGATTCCGCTTCCGTGGAACAGCATCGACGAGACGAGCGCGGACGACGACGGCGACGGGGGGCCCGAGACGTTCGAGGACCTCCGGTTCGTCGGACCGAAGACGGCGAGCGCCCTCGAATCGTCGGAGATAGAACTGTCAGATTTCGTCCGTAAGCGCATCTCCTACCGGGAGTTGACCGAAGTCGGCGTCAACCCCGGCGTCGCGGCGAAGATACGACGCGAGCACTCGCTGTCGTGGTCGTTCGACGCGACGGACACGGACCTCTCGCGGCGGTCCACGCAGGTTCGCGGCTTAGACGACGACGAACGCGAGTGGATAGCGAGTTCGACGGGGTGGGGCGACGACGAGGCGGGCGACGAATCGGACGGCCGCGCGGACGGCGAAACCGAATCCGGCGACTGGGAGACGGAGACCGGAGAGACGGGCGGACGGCGCGCCGGTCGGCGAGAGACGTCCGCAGAGTCCGACGGCGAATCGGCGTGGCGCGAACAGGCGGAGACGGGACCGTCCGGCCGCGAGACGACCGAGTCCGACGGCGAGGCGGAGTGGCGAAAGGAGACGCCGGAGACGGGCCGCAGCGATTCGACCCCCGAAGACGAGGAGGCGGCGTGGCGCGCCGGTTCGACGCGCGAGGGCGACGGCGAGTCGAACGTGACCGAGGGAGAGGCGGCGTGGCGGAGTCGAAGCCCCGAGAGCGACGACGAGGCCGTGGGCGACGAACCGGACGGGCGTGCGAGCGACGAGGCGGCGTGGCGGTCGAACGCCGAGTCGGACCGCGACGCGACGTCGGCCGCGGCGGACGCCGAAGCGACGTGGCGCGCCGAGAGCGCTCCGACGCCGGTGACGGTCATAGACGGCGTAGACGAGACGGACGCGGCGGAACTGGCCGACGCGGGCATCCGCTCGATTCGACGCCTCGCTACCGCCGACCCAGAGAGCGTCGCCGACGCACTGCAACTCGACCAGACGCTCGTCGAAGGGTGGGTCAGCGCCGCGGACGAGCGACTCGACGGAGTCTGA
- a CDS encoding class I fructose-bisphosphate aldolase, with amino-acid sequence MRAGADSAITRNGKSIILAYDHGLEHGPTDFDPVPETADPEVLWDLATHSAVTAFAVQKGVAEAYYPSYEDDVSLLAKLNGTSNLWMGEPDSAVNWTVENAADLGADAIGFTLYGGSNHEVEMQEEFRDVQEAARDEDLGVVMWSYPRGQGLKNDKKPGTIAYAARLALELGADIAKVKYPGSEESMRRAVRAAGPAGVVMSGGSKTSDRDFLETVESAMDAGAQGLAVGRNVFQREDPEGILDALEQVIFEEATADEALETVGI; translated from the coding sequence ATGAGAGCCGGAGCCGACTCCGCCATCACGCGGAACGGGAAGTCGATCATCCTGGCGTACGACCACGGACTGGAGCACGGTCCGACCGACTTCGACCCGGTGCCGGAGACGGCGGACCCCGAGGTGTTGTGGGACCTCGCGACCCACTCTGCGGTGACGGCGTTCGCCGTACAGAAAGGCGTCGCAGAGGCGTACTACCCGTCCTACGAGGACGACGTGTCGCTGCTCGCGAAACTGAACGGGACGAGCAACCTCTGGATGGGCGAACCCGATTCGGCCGTCAACTGGACCGTCGAGAACGCCGCGGACCTCGGAGCGGACGCCATCGGATTCACCCTCTACGGGGGGTCGAACCACGAGGTGGAGATGCAAGAGGAGTTCCGCGACGTCCAAGAGGCCGCCCGCGACGAGGACCTCGGCGTCGTGATGTGGTCGTACCCGCGCGGGCAGGGGCTGAAAAACGACAAGAAGCCGGGCACCATCGCCTACGCCGCCCGTCTCGCCCTCGAACTCGGTGCGGACATCGCGAAGGTGAAGTACCCCGGTTCGGAGGAGTCGATGCGACGGGCGGTGCGCGCCGCCGGACCGGCGGGCGTCGTCATGAGCGGTGGGTCGAAGACGTCCGACCGCGACTTCCTCGAAACGGTCGAATCGGCGATGGACGCGGGCGCACAGGGGCTGGCCGTCGGACGCAACGTCTTCCAGCGCGAGGACCCCGAAGGCATCCTTGACGCCTTAGAGCAGGTGATATTCGAGGAAGCCACCGCCGACGAAGCGCTCGAAACGGTGGGGATCTGA
- a CDS encoding class 1 fructose-bisphosphatase, producing the protein MATDDDATSDRVNSVDRVFKKVLDAVAKTAPEIREGLPTRRAKVETENPSGETPLAADVYADELLCERIGDIEGVGTYASEERPEAQTVGSGLSVCVDPLDGSSNLKPNNTMGTIVAIYDSPLPATGDDILAAAYVLFGPTMTMITAYDDTVTEYVIQDDGTYQAIRVDVTLPDDPTVYGFGGRVADWVDEITEYVREIESDPSMKLRYGGAMIGDVNQVLTYGGIFAYPTLADAPEGKLRIQFEGYPVGYIVETAGGASSDGHQSLLAVEKDDLHARTPVYVGNESLVDGVEAHLSDDD; encoded by the coding sequence ATGGCCACCGACGACGACGCCACCTCCGACCGCGTGAACTCGGTGGATCGAGTGTTCAAGAAGGTGTTAGACGCCGTCGCGAAGACCGCGCCCGAGATTCGAGAGGGACTTCCGACGCGGCGAGCGAAGGTCGAAACCGAGAACCCGTCCGGCGAGACGCCGTTGGCCGCCGACGTGTACGCCGACGAACTGCTCTGTGAACGCATCGGAGACATAGAGGGCGTCGGCACGTACGCGAGCGAAGAACGCCCCGAAGCCCAGACCGTCGGAAGCGGTCTCTCGGTCTGCGTCGACCCTCTCGACGGCTCTTCGAACCTCAAGCCCAACAACACGATGGGGACCATCGTCGCCATCTACGACTCTCCGCTTCCGGCCACCGGCGACGACATCCTCGCGGCCGCGTACGTCCTGTTCGGGCCGACGATGACGATGATAACGGCGTACGACGACACCGTCACGGAGTACGTCATTCAAGACGACGGCACGTACCAAGCGATTCGCGTGGACGTGACGCTCCCCGACGACCCGACGGTGTACGGGTTCGGCGGGCGCGTCGCGGACTGGGTCGACGAGATAACCGAGTACGTCCGCGAGATAGAGTCCGACCCGTCGATGAAACTCCGGTACGGTGGCGCGATGATCGGCGACGTGAACCAGGTTCTCACCTACGGCGGTATCTTCGCGTACCCGACGCTCGCGGACGCGCCGGAGGGGAAACTCCGCATCCAGTTCGAGGGCTACCCCGTCGGCTACATCGTCGAGACGGCGGGCGGAGCCTCGTCGGACGGCCACCAGTCGCTTCTGGCCGTCGAGAAAGACGACCTGCACGCGCGGACGCCGGTGTACGTCGGCAACGAATCGCTGGTCGACGGCGTCGAGGCCCACCTCTCGGACGACGACTGA
- a CDS encoding acyl-CoA carboxylase subunit beta produces MKVRIGGDASADEASAIAGALARHLDTEVEVYAGGDAPAATADPPATEYPLDDELGPTGREERLRAEIADILDGGPEKYRNRLSEQGKLFVRDRLDLWFGDRGDGDGEAGDGVIFEDGKFANFDSWHPDSPEVDAEDAGDDTRLPADGLITGAAEFEGRKLHFMANDFTVKAGSMARRGVEKFLRMQQRALKNGKPVLYLMDSSGGRIDQQTGFFANREGIGKYYYNHSMLSGRVPQICVLYGPCIAGAAYTPVFADFTVMVEGMSAMAIASPRMVEMVTGEKIEMQELGGARMHAEESGSADLVARDEEHARELVAELITYLPDVAGEKPPQSETVPPKYSPDGIDELIPESPNRPYDVHDLLDRIVDAESVFELKPDYGEEIVTAFARIDGRPVGVVANQPTARSGAIFPDAAEKAAEFIWTCDAYEIPLLYLCDTPGFMAGSQVEKDAILEKGKKFIYATSSATVPKQTVVVRKAYGAGIYAMGGPAYDPESIIALPSGEIGIMGPEAAINAVYANKLNEIDDPGERRKREAELREEYREDIDAHRMASEVVIDEIVPPSDLRAELAGRFAFYETVEKSLPDKKHGTVL; encoded by the coding sequence ATGAAGGTCCGAATCGGCGGCGACGCGTCTGCCGACGAAGCGTCTGCAATCGCCGGCGCACTCGCCCGCCACCTCGACACAGAAGTGGAAGTGTACGCCGGTGGCGACGCCCCCGCCGCGACGGCCGACCCGCCCGCGACGGAGTACCCCCTCGACGACGAACTCGGCCCCACGGGCCGCGAGGAGAGACTCCGCGCGGAGATAGCCGACATCCTCGACGGCGGCCCGGAGAAGTATCGCAACCGCCTCTCCGAACAGGGGAAACTGTTCGTCAGAGACAGACTCGACCTGTGGTTCGGTGACCGAGGGGACGGCGACGGAGAGGCGGGCGACGGCGTCATCTTCGAGGACGGGAAGTTCGCCAACTTCGACTCGTGGCACCCCGACAGTCCCGAAGTCGACGCGGAGGACGCGGGAGACGACACCCGCCTCCCCGCCGACGGCCTCATCACGGGGGCCGCCGAGTTCGAGGGGCGGAAACTCCACTTCATGGCCAACGACTTCACCGTCAAGGCCGGGTCGATGGCGCGCCGGGGCGTCGAGAAGTTCCTCCGGATGCAACAGCGAGCGCTGAAAAACGGCAAGCCGGTGCTGTACCTGATGGACTCCTCGGGTGGCCGAATCGACCAGCAGACGGGCTTTTTCGCGAACAGAGAGGGAATCGGGAAGTACTACTACAACCACTCGATGCTCTCGGGTCGCGTCCCGCAGATATGCGTCCTCTACGGGCCGTGCATCGCGGGCGCGGCGTACACGCCCGTCTTCGCTGATTTCACCGTCATGGTCGAAGGGATGTCGGCGATGGCCATCGCCTCCCCGCGGATGGTGGAGATGGTCACGGGCGAGAAGATAGAGATGCAGGAACTCGGCGGCGCGCGGATGCACGCCGAGGAGTCCGGAAGCGCCGACTTGGTCGCCCGCGACGAGGAACACGCCCGCGAACTCGTCGCCGAACTGATAACCTACCTCCCCGACGTGGCGGGCGAGAAACCGCCGCAGTCCGAGACGGTGCCGCCGAAGTACTCCCCCGACGGCATCGACGAACTCATCCCCGAATCGCCGAACCGCCCCTACGACGTCCACGACCTGTTGGACCGAATCGTGGACGCGGAGTCCGTCTTCGAACTCAAACCCGACTACGGCGAGGAGATAGTCACCGCCTTCGCGCGCATCGACGGCCGCCCCGTCGGCGTCGTCGCCAACCAACCGACTGCGCGTTCGGGAGCCATCTTCCCCGACGCCGCCGAGAAGGCGGCGGAGTTCATCTGGACGTGCGACGCCTACGAGATTCCCTTACTCTACCTCTGCGACACGCCGGGGTTCATGGCCGGGTCGCAGGTGGAGAAAGACGCCATCTTGGAGAAAGGAAAGAAGTTCATCTACGCCACCTCCTCCGCGACGGTGCCGAAACAGACCGTCGTCGTCCGGAAGGCGTACGGCGCGGGCATCTACGCGATGGGCGGCCCCGCGTACGACCCGGAGAGCATCATCGCCCTGCCCTCCGGAGAGATAGGCATCATGGGGCCGGAAGCGGCCATAAACGCCGTCTACGCGAACAAACTGAACGAGATAGACGACCCGGGGGAACGCCGGAAGCGAGAGGCGGAACTCCGCGAGGAGTACCGCGAGGATATCGACGCCCACCGAATGGCCAGCGAAGTCGTCATAGACGAGATAGTGCCGCCCTCGGACCTGCGCGCGGAACTCGCCGGGCGCTTTGCCTTCTACGAGACGGTGGAGAAGTCCCTCCCCGACAAGAAGCACGGCACCGTCCTGTAG